The Eublepharis macularius isolate TG4126 chromosome 3, MPM_Emac_v1.0, whole genome shotgun sequence genome has a window encoding:
- the LOC129326092 gene encoding galactosylgalactosylxylosylprotein 3-beta-glucuronosyltransferase 1-like: MLRRRNLLTTLLIVLPWGLLLTLWHQYPTTRYLSLLRKETDENVTAKSLFNSTSLVREEGSSCVRQPAMGTVAKIIRSYVYSRPPPWSDTLPAIFVITPTYTRPVQKAELTRLANTFLHVQNLHWVVVEDSPRRTNLVSNLLEKAAINFTHLNVETPKSLKVGLSWIPSHTPRGTLQRNLGLHWLRENFRNTPPPEGVVYFADDDNTYSLELFEEMRYTKKVSVWPVAFVGGLRFESPKVSPAGKVVGWKTVFDPNRPFAIDMAGFAISIKLILEKPHASFKLDGVKGGYQETSLLKDLVTMDGLEPKAANCTKVLVWHTRTERPTLVNEGKRGFTDPRVEV, from the exons ATGCTGAGGAGACGTAACCTGCTCACCACACTCCTGATTGTTTTGCCATGGGGCCTTCTCCTCACTTTGTGGCATCAATACCCAACTACCCGCTACCTCAGCCTTCTGAGAA AGGAAACAGATGAAAATGTGACTGCCAAATCACTCTTCAATAGTACATCCCTTGTGAGAGAAGAAGGGTCATCATGTGTTCGACAGCCAGCCATGGGGACAGTTGCCAAAATAATCCGGAGCTATGTGTACTCCAGGCCTCCCCCCTGGTCAGACACATTGCCTGCCATCTTTGTGATCACGCCCACCTACACCCGACCAGTGCAGAAGGCAGAGCTTACCCGGCTGGCCAACACTTTCCTCCATGTGCAGAACCTGCATTGGGTAGTGGTGGAGGACTCACCTCGAAGGACCAACCTAGTATCCAATCTGCTGGAGAAGGCGGCCATCAATTTTACTCATCTGAACGTTGAGACTCCAAAGAGTCTAAAAGTAGGCCTGTCCTGGATCCCGTCTCACACTCCAAGGGGCACATTGCAAAGGAATCTTGGACTGCATTGGCTGAGGGAAAACTTCCGCAACACACCACCACCAGAAGGTGTTGTATACTTTGCTGATGATGATAACACCTATAGCCTAGAGCTCTTTGAGGAG ATGCGCTACACAAAGAAGGTCTCTGTATGGCCAGTTGCCTTTGTTGGTGGCCTCAGGTTTGAGTCCCCAAAAGTGAGCCCAGCAGGAAAAGTGGTCGGCTGGAAAACTGTCTTTGATCCTAACCGGCCTTTTGCCATTGACATGGCCGGTTTTGCCATCAGTATCAAATTAATCTTGGAGAAACCTCACGCCAGTTTCAAGCTGGATGGAGTGAAAGGAGGCTACCAAGAAACCAGTTTATTGAAGGATCTGGTGACCATGGATGGATTGGAGCCCAAAGCTGCCAACTGCACAAAG GTCTTGGTCTGGCATACAAGGACTGAAAGGCCAACCCTGGTTAATGAAGGCAAACGTGGATTCACAGACCCAAGAGTAGAAGTGTAG